The DNA sequence TTTGCGCCGCATAGTTACTATCGGAGAAGAAATGTGGAGGCAGGAGGGTGTCAAATCCTTTTACAAGGGCCTAACGCCGCGTATTTTACGTGTCGCTCCCGGCCAAGCAATAGTCTTTGCTGTATATGAGAGGGTCAGCAAGGTCATTGAGGGGATGAGGCCGAGTACAGACCCGCATGGATATTCAGAGTAATCATGGTTTAGGATTCGTGGTGTTGGTGAGAGCTGGATGTTGTTGAATAATGATCCGTCAGTCCAGGCTCCTATATCTTTATTCCCTCTTTCAATTGACATCATACCGGTTGCCGCAGATTAGAGCACGTAAATTGTCGTGGAATCGTGTCATGTTGCAATCAATCGCTGCAAATCTTTAAATGCCTAGGGGTGATCGTCGTGCGTCAAGCAGGAGctgaatattgaatatcGAATACTTACATTCTGCTCATGACGAGCCGTCGCCGTTACTTCTCACAGTAGGTAGTCAAAGTCAACAACGCCCGGCTTAAGTGTATAATCCTCCCATGCCCATTGAGAAGATGAAAAATTAGAAACACCGACCTAGTTTTGAGATGGCTTACTTTGATTGATATCGTCCAATAACTTGAGATAAATGCTTAGTGGTGGGCCCAGCATGCAAGCTGAGGAGAACCCCGGACCCGTGGCGGTCACTTCTCTACCCCGGACACTTGATCCAATCATATACTTACCGGTAAGTAACGGCATGTGCTGACCTGAAGGTTCAAATTTGGTTTTCAGAGCAGTCACTTCAAGAGCTGTATCGCGAAGGGGACAATACGAGTCAGATGGAATGTACAGTACTAGTACTTTTGAGGTTGGGACAGGGGGTATTTAACGGTATGATACCTGGCCGAAGATGTTTGCCCATCAGTGTGACATAGCGTGACACTCACTAAATATGTGACATCTGAATCAACAGGGCCAAAGAGAAATTGGCAAACCCTCTTTCAGTAAATCCCCTCCTCCctcacttttttttttcttaaaTCTGTTCCTTTCCTCCTTCGAAACGCGCTTTGTTTCACGATGGCTTCGTGGGCACCTCAACCCGGTGGTTTGCAAGAAATTTTGAACACGATTCAAGAATCCACCGATATGTCGGTAACAGTTCAACGAAACATTACCCAAGTAAGTAGAATCGACATTTACCCTTCCATTTTTTCTGCTTCATGATGAATGTTCTCCAGAAACTAAATAGTTTTACTCGCGTTCCGGACTACATCGCCTACTTAGCACATATTCTTTGTGCTCTTGCGGACCAGGAGGACCGCATACGAACGATCGCAGGTTACCTCCTCAAGAATAATGCTCGTCTCATCCTCAGTTCGTCACCTGAAGTGGCCCACTATGTTAAAGCGGCTGTCCTGCGCGCGTTTGAGGACCAATCGGTGATGATACGAAACGCCGCAGGGCAAGATATCGTTGCTTTCTTGGGAGTATTAGAACCTCGAAATTGGCCAGAGTGTCTCTCGCAGTTGGTGAATATGCTGGACCATCCTGATCTGGATAGACAGGAGGTAAGTCAACGTACAAAACCTTCTGTGTTTTACTTCTCACTAAATCGCGATCTcagactgcattcaatgtaCTTGAGAAGGCTTGCGAAGATTATCCCCGCAAACTTGACGTTGAAATCAGTGGCACTCGTCCCCTGGATTTCATGATTCCCAAGTTCCTGTCTTTAGCAGACCATCCGTCTTCTAAAATGCGATCGCATGCAGTTGCGTGCCTCTCGTACTTCGTTCCCATCGGCACTCCATCCCTCTTCGTCCACATCGATACATTTATCGCATGTCTTTTCAAAAGGGCATCCGATGATGACCCCTCAGTCCGGCGACACGTTTGTCAAGCCCTCGTTCTCCTCCTCGCCGCGCGCCCCGAGAAGCTTATGCCTGAAATGGCAAATGTCGCCGAGTACATGCTATATTCCACCAAAGACAAGAACGAGAACGTCGCGCTTGAAGCCTGCGAGTTCTGGCTTACATTTGCCGAGGATGCAGACTTATCACCTTATCTGCAACCGCTACTAGGGAAGGTGGCCCCTGTTTTATTGGATTGCATGATATACGGAGAAGACGACTTGTTGTGGTTGGAAGGTGATGCTGAGGACACTGCTGTACCTGACCGAGAGGAGGACATCAAACCACGTTTCTACGGTGGTAAAACCCACGGCCTGGATCGAGATCCTAGCGCTCCTGAAACCAACGAACCACCAAAGACTCGCACCGGAGCATACGGGGAAGAAACACTCGAATACGAAGAAGATGACGATTATCTCGATGACGACGAATTTGCCGATGAAATGTCAACAGAGTGGAACCTTAGGAAATGTGCCGCCGCTGCGTTGGATGTTCTGGCCGTCCGATTCAGTGGCGAGCTGCTGACTGTTTTGCTCGGGCCTCTAAAGGAAAAGCTTTGGAGTAGTGATTGGTTACAGAGAGAGAGTGGAATCTTGGCACTCGGTGCCATGGCTGAAGGTCATATCTCAAGCCTCTTTTACGATGTTTGGCTCCGCTAAATACGATTCTAGGATGCATCGAGGCAATTGAGCCACATCTTCCAACATTGATCCCATATTTGATTAATACCTTGAATGATGCAAAGCCGCTTGTACGTTCGATAACTTGCTGGACTCTCGGCCGTTACGCCAGTTGGACGACTCAGCCGATATCTGAAGAACACAAGACCAAGTACTTTATTCCGACTATGGAAGGGGTATGTTTACCGCTTCTCATCCAGCGTACCGGATATTTGACGAAACATCCATTAGTTACTGAGAATGGTTCTCGATAACAACAAGCGTGTACAGGAAGCTGGTTGCAGCGCATTTGCCaccttggaagaggatgCAGGAACCGAACTTGCACCATACCTCGAGCCTGTTCTTCGTAACCTCGTTTTCGCCTTCGAAAAATATCAACATAAGAACATGTTGATTCTTTACGATGCTGTCGGCACTCTAGCAGACGCTGTAGGTCGTGAGTTATCGAATCCCACCTATGTGGAGATTCTTATGCCACCGTTAACGGCGCGTTGGGCGAAGCTGAAAGACGACGACGTTGACCTGATTCCGCTTTTAGAGGTAAGCCTGCACACAACAACGACAATTTCCTTACGAGTAACAAACTTCTGTTTCTATCAGTGTCTTGCTTCCGTCACGATTGCTATGGGGGCGTCTTTTCTTCCTTACGCTGCCCCAGTGTTCGAGCGTTGTACAGCTATAGTCCACAACTCTTTATTGCAGTATCAGGCATTCCAGCAAAATCCCGACCTCGATGAACCGGATAAATCTTTCCTTGTGGTTGCACTCGACTTACTATCCGGCCTTACGCAGGGACTTGGCATGCAGCTAACACCGTTCATCAATCAGAGCAATCCCAACATCTTGTCCCTCCTCACTGTCTGTCTCAAGCATCCCCAAGCATCAGTTCGTCAGTCAGCTTATGCATTAGTCGGTGATATGGCCATGGGATGCTTCACAATTCTTCGATCATACATGCCGGGCATCATGGCCGAATTGACCCTTCAGCTTGACCCCGAACCGAAAGTAGATTTTATCAGTGCATCGAATAACGCTGCGTGGTCTGTCGGTGAGGTGGCATTAAGGTATGGTCGAGGTCAGTCATCACTTCTCCCCTGAGACCTGGTTGTTGATTGGATTTCTCACAGATGATCCCGAATTCCAACAATGGGTTAATCCATTGATTTCTCGGCTCATTCCGATTCTTCTCCACCCAAAAGCGCCTCGCAGCTTACACGAAAATGCCGCTGTATCCATCGGTCGTATCGGGCTCATGCACCCTAACATCGTGGCGCCCCATCTTCCTGAATTTGCGCAGGCTTGGTGCCAGGCACTCTATGAGATTCGTGACAACGAGGAAAAGGATTCGGCTTTCAGAGGATTATGTACAATGATCCAGGTCAACCCGGCAGGAATTGCAAAGGTACGGTCAACTAGCCTTTTCGTCGAAGGTTTCTGAGTAGTTCCTTCGCCTGTGTCCCAACAGAGTCTCCTCTGGTTTTGCAATTCAATTGTTCGATGGAATTCTCCGTCACCAGAGTTGAACAACATGTTTTCGACATTGTTGCATGGCTTCAAACAACATGACGAGGCCGGATGGGCTGCACAAGTTTCCGCCTTCCCGCCTATCATTCAAGAACGCCTTGCCACACGTTACGGAGTTTGATCGGACGCCATGTTTTAGGCCACCCTCCACTTTTGTTGTTTCGTTTCTCCCACAAACCATCGTTCCCTTCTATTTTGGGGCACGTCCACTCGTTCATTTTAGGTAGTACTTTACATGTGTTTCTTGCATTGGATCTTGTGTTTCCCAGTAGCTGTAGTCAGTAACCGTCTTATCTCGTAGCAGTAGTCAATTTCTTTTTTGTAGGTACAACGTTCTTCTCACATCACACACACAGGCAGATTCCTAACTCCCACCAATGCCCTTCAGGATGCTCTGCTCTCGGTCCCCCCCCTCCATCCGCTTTTGCATATCTATCCATTTTCTTTTACGTAGCAATAGTATTTCAGTAGTGTAGTTTTTTACCTTTCACGTAGATCTCCAATTGTACCATAAAAATAACAAGAGACAAGAATCGTTTCGTTCCCCCGCGAATCCTTACCCCATGTATCATACATAGCCTAGAAACCTGTAGAAAATTATATGTAAGAATCCCGGTGGAAACTGTCAACTAGAGGGCGTTaagttgaagttgacggTGTGATGCGACGGTGACCGCCAATTTGATGATGGTAGCGCATTGATCATAGTCCCAAGTTCAACGCACAACGGGTCCTTTGTGCAAGATTAGTTTCGAGTGACATTAGCGATACAGCAAACAATAAATCCGATAAGAACCCCCGGGGTAAGCTCAGAACCTCTTGCTATCCTGATACAGGCCACTACCGAACCCCCCACCCCCAAATTTAGGCATTCTACCATACCCCTGTCGCCTCTGGTATTCCTTCCATCCATAATACCCACCAGCACAGACACCACCGAATAAGAAAAGCTTGAAGAAAAAGCCTGACCAAGAGCCTGAGGAGGAATTGTTGTAACTCGAACTGAGTTTGTGTGCGTCGGGACCTGAAGTGAGTGCAGAGTATGTTGTGACAGCGATGATGCTTGTAAAGAAAAGAGATTGAGTGGTTCAGTATGAGATGTGAAGTAGAATGGTGCTTTAACTCACTCATGAGCATCAAACACGTCTCCTGTCATGGCAGAGAAACCCAAGTAAGGAAGGCTAGGGAGAGTTATATTCTCAACACGGAAACAGTCAGACCAGTCATCCCCTGTACATTAAAGATAAATCGAATGAAACAAGTTTAAACGATAGTTGCTTACATGCTTTGTACTGGATTTTGACCTGTCAGTATACAAAAGAGAAATTTTAGTGATTGAGAAGGCGGCTTGTTAACGAGTAACGTACATCAAGGAACTTTCCTTTGACGTAGGTTACTTTGAGTTTCGTAGCAACATTTGTGCGTCTGAAGTTGGCCTGATCACAGATAGTTAGAAGGTGTGACAAGAGAAGGATCGTACGGGACATACCGAGCATGCTCCGATTTCCTGCCCGTCACCATCATTGTTGTAGTTATATTCGTGTTCGCCGTCGCCAACGTAGCCAATTACGCGAGGCAAAGAAAAGGTGTGCCGTGCATTCGCATACCTGGGATTCGAGGGTAAGGATCAAGAACAGCTAGATGATATTCGAATTTGCGTACGTGTCTAGGAAAATCCCCAAGCCATGGAATTGGTCTATAAAAAAGTGAACTGAGCAAATAAAGTCCTCTTTTAATCTTTATCGACACTCACTTCGGTTTCCAAAGACCGGACCAGGTTCCGTTCGCTCTTGGGTCAACCATAAGGCCATACCATCTCCGTATAATGAGTTGTCTCCAGAAATCTGTATCGAAATCAGAGATCAGCCCAGCTCTTCTCGATGTGCACTGCGAGTAAAGGACCTTGAATTCGACTTCTACGACATAGTTTGTTGCTGTTAGCGGTAGCCGCGACCAGAGCCATCCCTTTGGAAAAACATTGAATTAAGGAGCAATGGAATCGAGTTCAAAGAACCCAACGGACCATTTGTGACGAGTCTGCTCGAGTAAGTCGGATATGTTTATTGGTGTTCTGATCCCATGGGAATTCCTCAACATTCGAGTTTGAAACACGAAACAAACCCTGAAAATACGCACTATGTATGCATCTGCTCCAAAGTCCCACCACCTTTGAGGTAACTATAAGCTCAACGATGTGCTCCCCATTATGAAGAATAGCCCACCGATTTTGAAGGTCTTGGTCTATGTATGGCGCGAATATAGAGTGCGTTCGAAGTTGAACAGTCTGCATATTCCAGAATCAC is a window from the Marasmius oreades isolate 03SP1 chromosome 6, whole genome shotgun sequence genome containing:
- a CDS encoding uncharacterized protein (BUSCO:EOG092628SP); translated protein: MRPICLSALCFLVLAQAAETQIGDQKIDRTVQLRTHSIFAPYIDQDLQNRWWDFGADAYINTNKHIRLTRADSSQMGWLWSRLPLTATNYVVEVEFKISGDNSLYGDGMALWLTQERTEPGPVFGNRNQFHGLGIFLDTYANARHTFSLPRVIGYVGDGEHEYNYNNDGDGQEIGACSANFRRTNVATKLKVTYVKGKFLDVKIQYKAWDDWSDCFRVENITLPSLPYLGFSAMTGDVFDAHDIIAVTTYSALTSGPDAHKLSSSYNNSSSGSWSGFFFKLFLFGGVCAGGYYGWKEYQRRQGYGRMPKFGGGGFGSGLYQDSKRF